The genomic stretch TAACTCCAATATATGACTATGTACCTGACAAACGTCGCTACCTTATTTACGCAAAACAATGTAGCGTTGAGAACACCCGATCAGGGTATTCACTTGCTTGTTCTCTTAGTTGACAAAGTTTTAGTGAGACAGTTAGTGCTCTCAAAGTATCTCCTGTCGTTCTATTCATCAACACGTCATACCCGACTTCACCTTCCCTAAGGAAACGCCTGCTGCGCCAGGTCGAGCTGGGCTCCGGCTTCCTGGCCCAGAGCGCCCCGACCCTGCACTTCGGCCTCGGCGGCTGCTCTCGGATCGACTCGATCGAGGTCCGCTGGCCCTCGGGCAAAGAGCAATCGTGGCAGGATCTGCCGGTCAACCACCGCATCGCCCTCACCGAGGGCTCCGGCGACTTCCAGACCTCGGCCCTCGAGCACCGCAACTACAACCGTGACCAGCTGGCGCCGGCCGCCGGCGAGCTGTCGGC from Alphaproteobacteria bacterium encodes the following:
- a CDS encoding redoxin domain-containing protein; protein product: MNTSYPTSPSLRKRLLRQVELGSGFLAQSAPTLHFGLGGCSRIDSIEVRWPSGKEQSWQDLPVNHRIALTEGSGDFQTSALEHRNYNRDQLAPAAGELSAPRPDLAFDRLDGDGALALADLDGGTAVLNFWATWCTACIAEMPELEALHRRFGPRGVRVIGVSLDEGRPQEKVTAFLKERGVTYEQVWGDVDQ